A section of the Polyangia bacterium genome encodes:
- a CDS encoding oligosaccharide flippase family protein produces MTASPPGGNPPGSIRRATVRGSFWTVLSGLFTRFLGVVGTLILTRYLAPYEYGEVSAATVLAMTANQFSTLGVGTYLITHPEADREVMFHATLVHVILGFAAFALVLLLGHNLAPLVGAPTLVRYLPGMVLTVAIDRLAFVPERVLVRKMEFGALAVIRGGGELIYTVMSLSLAVLGWGGMAIVVANLVRSGARLTALVARIHWRDWVEPHRLNRRVLRDIAAFGSVVWLGAFAVFASRRWDNLAVSYLFGPAILGAYNLAYNLADVPAVQIGEQVSDVLQAAFARSRASDRRAAMLRSLPLLALIMVPMAVGLGVIAPTLAQVFFDKRWAEVGPMLLVLAAISFPRPITGVVVAYLQVKLRPRMAAAIEIFTFVLLMALLFTVGRMGPLWACVAVGLAFMARLPLTAYILHKIDQVPAGQFLRPLVPPVLCAIPLVAAVLGTRSGIQALGIHSHLLGLFAEIAAGGLAYLVAVLVFARGLAKDLLSLLHGGFRRPAG; encoded by the coding sequence GTGACGGCCTCCCCCCCCGGCGGAAACCCGCCCGGCAGCATCCGCCGCGCCACCGTGCGCGGCAGCTTCTGGACGGTGCTAAGCGGCCTGTTCACGCGTTTTCTCGGCGTGGTCGGCACCCTGATCTTGACCCGGTATCTGGCGCCCTACGAATACGGCGAGGTGTCGGCGGCGACCGTGCTGGCGATGACCGCCAATCAATTTTCGACGCTGGGCGTGGGCACGTACCTCATCACCCACCCGGAAGCCGACCGCGAGGTGATGTTCCACGCCACGCTGGTGCACGTGATCCTGGGCTTCGCCGCCTTCGCCCTGGTGCTGCTGCTGGGGCACAACCTGGCCCCGCTGGTGGGCGCGCCGACGCTGGTGCGGTACCTGCCGGGCATGGTGCTGACGGTGGCCATCGATCGCCTGGCCTTCGTGCCCGAACGCGTGCTGGTGCGCAAGATGGAATTCGGCGCCCTGGCCGTCATCCGCGGCGGCGGCGAGCTGATCTACACGGTGATGTCGCTGTCGCTGGCCGTGCTGGGATGGGGCGGGATGGCCATCGTCGTGGCCAACCTGGTTCGCAGCGGCGCGCGCCTGACCGCGCTGGTGGCGCGCATTCACTGGCGCGACTGGGTCGAACCGCATCGCTTGAACCGCCGCGTGCTGCGGGACATCGCCGCCTTCGGGTCGGTGGTGTGGCTGGGCGCGTTCGCGGTCTTCGCCAGCCGCCGCTGGGACAACCTGGCGGTGTCCTATCTGTTCGGGCCGGCGATCCTGGGCGCTTACAACCTGGCCTACAACCTGGCCGATGTTCCCGCGGTGCAGATCGGCGAGCAGGTGTCCGATGTCTTGCAGGCGGCGTTCGCCCGCTCGCGCGCCAGTGACAGACGGGCGGCCATGCTCCGCTCGCTGCCGCTGCTGGCGCTGATCATGGTGCCGATGGCGGTCGGTCTGGGCGTCATCGCCCCGACGCTGGCCCAGGTCTTCTTCGACAAGCGCTGGGCCGAGGTTGGCCCGATGCTGCTGGTGCTGGCGGCGATCTCGTTCCCGCGTCCCATCACCGGCGTGGTGGTGGCGTACCTGCAGGTCAAGCTGCGCCCGCGCATGGCGGCCGCGATCGAGATCTTCACCTTCGTGCTGCTGATGGCGCTGCTGTTCACCGTCGGGCGCATGGGCCCGCTGTGGGCGTGCGTGGCGGTCGGGCTGGCCTTCATGGCGCGGTTGCCGCTGACCGCGTACATCCTGCACAAGATCGATCAGGTGCCGGCCGGGCAATTTTTGCGCCCCTTGGTGCCGCCGGTGCTGTGCGCGATTCCGCTGGTGGCCGCCGTTCTGGGGACGCGGTCAGGGATCCAGGCCCTCGGAATTCATTCGCACCTGCTGGGGTTATTCGCTGAAATTGCCGCCGGCGGCCTGGCCTACCTGGTCGCGGTGCTGGTCTTCGCGCGCGGGTTGGCCAAGGATCTCCTGTCGTTGTTGCACGGTGGGTTCCGGCGGCCAGCCGGTTAG
- the asnS gene encoding asparagine--tRNA ligase, with product MQAAPVASVAAAMSGQVAVGASITVRGWVRTRRDSKAGLSFIHLHDGSGFEPIQVVAPNTLANYEAEIAKLTAGCAVIATGVLAASQGKGQAVELQATAIQVVGWVDDPETYPMQQKRHSLEYLREVAHLRPRTNTIGALARVRHCLSMAIHRFFHQHGFFWVHTPIITASDCEGAGEMFRVSTLDLANPDRIPRAADGRPDFAQDFFGKEAFLTVSGQLNVETYCLALSKVYTFGPTFRAENSNTSRHLAEFWMVEPEIAFADLAADADLAEEFLKYILKALLDERGDDMKFFAERIDKDCVTRVEKFVASRFERMSYTDAIAALEKSGKAFEFPVRWGMDLQSEHERWLTEEHVKRPVVVMNYPKEIKAFYMRVNDDGKTVAAMDVLAPGIGEIIGGSQREERLDVLDARLGDFKLDPKTYWWYRDLRRYGTVPHAGFGLGLERTIIYATGMNNIRDVIPFPRAPGQAAF from the coding sequence ATGCAAGCAGCTCCGGTAGCCAGCGTGGCGGCAGCGATGAGCGGGCAGGTCGCGGTGGGCGCGAGCATCACCGTGCGCGGCTGGGTACGCACGCGGCGCGACTCGAAGGCGGGCCTTTCGTTCATCCATCTGCACGATGGGTCGGGCTTCGAGCCGATCCAGGTCGTCGCTCCAAACACGCTGGCGAACTATGAGGCGGAGATCGCCAAGCTGACCGCCGGCTGCGCCGTCATCGCCACCGGCGTCCTGGCCGCCAGCCAAGGCAAGGGGCAGGCGGTCGAGCTGCAGGCGACGGCCATTCAGGTGGTGGGCTGGGTCGACGATCCCGAGACCTACCCGATGCAGCAGAAGCGGCACTCGCTGGAGTACCTGCGCGAGGTGGCGCACCTGCGGCCGCGCACCAACACCATCGGCGCCCTGGCCCGGGTGCGCCACTGCCTGAGCATGGCCATCCACCGGTTTTTCCACCAGCACGGCTTCTTCTGGGTGCACACGCCGATCATCACCGCCAGCGACTGCGAAGGCGCCGGCGAGATGTTCCGGGTCAGCACGCTGGATCTGGCCAACCCGGATCGCATCCCGCGCGCTGCCGACGGCAGGCCCGATTTTGCCCAGGACTTCTTCGGCAAGGAAGCGTTCCTGACCGTCAGCGGCCAGCTGAACGTCGAGACCTACTGCCTGGCCCTGTCCAAGGTCTACACCTTCGGTCCCACCTTCCGCGCCGAGAACAGCAACACCAGCCGCCACCTGGCCGAGTTCTGGATGGTCGAGCCCGAGATCGCCTTCGCCGATCTGGCCGCCGATGCTGATCTGGCCGAAGAATTCTTAAAGTATATCTTGAAGGCTTTGCTGGACGAGCGCGGCGATGACATGAAGTTCTTCGCCGAGCGCATCGACAAGGATTGCGTTACGCGGGTGGAAAAATTTGTCGCCTCACGCTTTGAACGGATGAGCTACACCGACGCCATTGCCGCCCTGGAGAAGAGCGGGAAGGCGTTCGAGTTCCCGGTGCGCTGGGGAATGGACCTGCAGTCCGAACACGAACGCTGGCTGACCGAGGAGCACGTCAAGCGCCCGGTGGTGGTGATGAACTATCCGAAGGAGATAAAGGCGTTCTACATGCGGGTGAACGACGACGGAAAGACCGTCGCCGCGATGGACGTGCTGGCCCCTGGCATCGGCGAGATCATCGGCGGCTCGCAGCGCGAGGAGCGCCTGGACGTGCTGGACGCGCGCCTCGGCGATTTCAAGTTGGATCCCAAGACGTACTGGTGGTATCGCGACCTGCGCCGGTACGGCACCGTGCCGCACGCCGGGTTCGGCCTGGGCCTGGAACGCACGATCATCTATGCCACCGGGATGAACAACATCCGCGACGTCATTCCGTTTCCGCGGGCGCCCGGCCAGGCGGCGTTCTGA
- a CDS encoding MupA/Atu3671 family FMN-dependent luciferase-like monooxygenase yields MIDATPLRGLFIGEGGLLVACANAWRARGHSVAAVVTGNDAVTRWAKDAAIDCLPADAALAPALAERPFDYLFSIVNPRVTPTEILRLARRAAINYHDSPLPRYAGFHVTSWAIIAGERSHGVTWHEMTERVDGGNILAQQSIAIAADETALSLNTKCHDAALASFQALLGDLTSGRLSPRPQDAAARSYFPRQRRPAAASVLAWDRPGAELDALVRALSFGSEANPLGLPKIISRDGAAVVTTLAAANKATAVLSPGVVGRISDDAFTVGTATGPLAIRSAATLDGQPLTPRALAAALGMREGDALSVLAPAAAQWLGDLDAAAARHESFWIQRLTTAHPAGVPASVRANGPDGPDGPAAPSHERARLRTALPPAVATESGADHRVELILAAAGALLLRLGQDGPFDVAYRDAELGRLLGGDVNAGRLFAPAVPLRLTATVDASFDAWLAAVRAERTMVRARLPYTADLYQRQPALRATTAEQRAFPVAVIVGDGDSAAGDPTAALGAFDLALVIDPGASDSVEWVFAPDVVDAALVAGLGRQLSSLLTAALADRARPISEHPLLSADDRRRLLVDWNATQTRYPADRCVHDVIAEQAARTPDAIAVVFGGRSLTYAELERRADDLARRLRVLGVGPDVLAGIFVERSLELAVALLAILKAGGAYMPLDPSYPDERLAMMLEDSAARVVVTQARLTARLPAHATTTTIIALDELPSGGDPGPALPAATARPENLAYVIFTSGSTGRPKGVMIEHRNVINFFAGMDAVLDPAAGPGVWLAVTSLSFDISVLELLWTLARGFQVVIAPERDRAALTRASAQAQAPPQPDTAPTISAGAPTRKMDFSLFYFAADAGGSARDRYRLLLEGARFADAHDFAAVWTPERHFHAFGGLYPNPAITSAALATITTRIQLRAGSVVLPLHDPIRVAEEWSVVDNLSGGRVGLSFASGWHANDFALAPDRYADRKAIMLRSLETIRALWRGESIPARSGNGSAITVKILPPPLQTDPPIWLTAAGSPDTFRAAGEMGANVLTNMLGQSLEDLRQKLAVYRTARAQRPGQGTVSLMLHTFVGADLAEVRARVRGPFLAYLATSTDLIKQTRWQFPAFAQPGGANHGAAEGAPLRELTAEEDEALMAHAFERYFETSGLFGTPERCLRMVDKLRAVGVDEIACLIDFGVDADVVLDSLRFLDQVRARANQPPAATITSASSVGDDDDDPSVAALIRRYGVTHLQCTPSLAQVLLDDPATADALGHLDKLLLGGEALSSALAQRLGTLVRGQILNMYGPTETTVWSTTALVPRDGARITVGRPIANTRIFIVDGQMQPCPVGVAGELLIGGHGVVRGYLGRADLTRERFVADPFPGADPGARLYRTGDLARYRPDGTIDFLGRIDHQVKIRGYRIELGEIEAAIGAHPAVREVVVLAREDLPGDKRLCAYVVPRDEAPAAAPAARAADDGADVRRWRAIWDETYGQIAEGATDHTGAAASDDDFTGWTSSVTGAPIPAEEMREWVGHTVACIAALKPRRILELGCGAGLLLLRLGPGCEEYVGVDFSATVLGRLQRKVQQRALAQVTLKQGEAAELSSLPAGHFDTVVINSVVQYFPDAGYLLRVLEHAIRVLGPGGSIFVGDVRHLGLLPAQHAWIELGRAADDATADELRRRIDRRRLQDAELAIDPRFFSPEILGARLPAIKWAALSLKRGRAGNEMNRFRYDVVLGTRAPAPVPAAAPAVQALGDDATLAAVRAALASAPPAGLTFVDLPNVRVTDSVQAERRLAGSTSDTAVLTAADLRAPAFAEPRGLDPEALWSLASAFDVALTFAASGKLDAFDATFRPRGATTVATPAFSMAAAGARPTAMPTVDELVRRPGAAARAANAAAGDDLMATLRAQLADRLPDYMVPAAFVVLPRLPLTPNGKIDRQALPAPERPQRPVSATPATPPANELERLIARCWQQLLGLEEVGTRDNFFDLGANSLLVVRASGLLGAALGRTVSLLDLFRFPTISALAAHLGATPGAPSPTDTTPGPPPVASQAGVDRAQVRRAALQRRKR; encoded by the coding sequence ATGATCGACGCGACCCCGCTGCGAGGTCTGTTCATCGGCGAAGGCGGCCTGCTGGTGGCGTGCGCCAACGCCTGGCGCGCGCGCGGCCACAGCGTCGCCGCCGTGGTCACCGGCAACGACGCCGTGACCCGCTGGGCGAAAGACGCCGCCATCGATTGTCTGCCGGCCGACGCCGCGCTGGCGCCCGCGCTGGCCGAACGGCCGTTCGATTATCTGTTCAGCATCGTCAACCCGCGCGTCACGCCGACGGAGATCCTGCGGCTGGCCAGGCGCGCGGCCATCAACTATCACGACAGTCCCCTGCCCCGGTACGCCGGCTTTCACGTGACGTCGTGGGCGATCATTGCCGGCGAACGCAGCCACGGCGTCACCTGGCACGAGATGACCGAGCGGGTGGACGGCGGCAACATTCTGGCGCAGCAATCCATCGCCATCGCCGCCGACGAGACCGCGCTGAGCCTGAACACCAAGTGCCACGACGCCGCGCTGGCGTCGTTCCAGGCGCTGCTGGGCGATCTCACCTCGGGGCGTCTGTCGCCGCGCCCCCAGGACGCGGCGGCGCGCAGTTATTTTCCGCGCCAGCGGCGGCCGGCGGCGGCGTCGGTGCTGGCCTGGGATCGTCCAGGGGCCGAGCTGGATGCGCTGGTGCGCGCGCTGTCGTTCGGATCGGAGGCGAACCCGCTGGGTCTACCGAAGATCATTTCGCGCGACGGCGCGGCGGTGGTGACGACGCTGGCCGCGGCGAACAAGGCAACCGCCGTCCTGTCACCCGGTGTGGTGGGCCGCATCTCCGACGACGCGTTCACCGTCGGAACAGCGACCGGCCCGCTGGCGATCCGATCGGCGGCCACGCTCGACGGACAGCCGCTGACCCCGCGCGCGCTGGCCGCCGCCCTGGGAATGCGCGAGGGCGATGCGCTGTCGGTGCTGGCTCCGGCCGCTGCCCAGTGGCTGGGTGATCTGGACGCGGCAGCCGCGCGCCACGAATCGTTCTGGATCCAACGCTTGACGACGGCGCACCCCGCGGGCGTTCCGGCCAGCGTGCGCGCCAATGGCCCCGACGGCCCCGACGGCCCCGCCGCCCCGTCGCACGAACGCGCCCGCCTGCGAACGGCGCTGCCGCCGGCCGTGGCGACCGAGAGCGGCGCCGACCACCGTGTCGAGCTGATCCTCGCCGCCGCCGGAGCATTGCTGTTGCGCCTGGGCCAGGACGGCCCGTTCGACGTGGCCTATCGCGATGCCGAGCTCGGGCGCCTGCTGGGCGGCGACGTCAATGCTGGGCGGCTGTTCGCGCCCGCGGTGCCGCTGCGCCTGACGGCGACGGTCGACGCTTCGTTCGACGCCTGGCTGGCGGCGGTGCGCGCCGAACGCACGATGGTCCGCGCCCGACTCCCGTACACCGCGGACCTGTACCAGCGCCAGCCAGCCTTGCGCGCCACCACCGCCGAGCAACGCGCGTTCCCGGTGGCCGTGATCGTGGGTGACGGCGACAGCGCCGCCGGCGATCCGACGGCCGCCCTGGGCGCCTTCGACCTGGCGCTGGTGATCGACCCCGGCGCTTCCGACTCGGTCGAGTGGGTCTTCGCGCCCGACGTCGTCGACGCGGCCTTGGTCGCCGGCCTGGGCCGGCAGCTCAGCTCATTGCTGACTGCGGCGCTAGCCGATCGGGCGCGTCCGATCAGCGAACACCCGTTGCTCAGCGCCGACGATCGCCGGCGGCTGCTGGTCGACTGGAACGCCACGCAGACTCGCTATCCCGCCGATCGCTGTGTCCACGACGTCATCGCCGAGCAAGCGGCGCGCACCCCGGATGCAATCGCGGTGGTGTTCGGCGGCCGCTCGCTGACCTACGCCGAGCTGGAGCGCCGCGCCGATGATCTGGCCCGGCGGCTGCGCGTGCTGGGCGTGGGACCGGATGTCCTGGCCGGCATCTTCGTCGAACGCTCGCTGGAGCTGGCGGTGGCGTTGCTGGCGATCTTGAAAGCGGGCGGGGCCTACATGCCGCTGGATCCCAGCTATCCCGATGAACGCCTGGCGATGATGCTGGAGGACAGCGCCGCCCGGGTGGTGGTGACGCAAGCGCGGCTGACCGCGCGCCTGCCCGCTCATGCCACCACCACGACCATCATCGCGCTGGATGAGCTGCCGTCCGGCGGCGATCCCGGCCCGGCGCTGCCCGCGGCCACCGCCCGGCCCGAGAACCTGGCTTACGTTATTTTTACATCGGGCTCCACCGGCCGCCCCAAGGGGGTGATGATCGAGCACCGCAACGTCATCAACTTCTTCGCCGGGATGGACGCCGTGCTGGACCCGGCCGCCGGGCCCGGTGTCTGGCTGGCGGTCACCAGCCTGTCTTTCGACATCTCGGTGCTGGAGCTGCTGTGGACGTTGGCTCGCGGCTTTCAAGTGGTGATCGCGCCCGAGCGCGATCGGGCGGCCCTGACCCGCGCCTCGGCGCAAGCCCAAGCCCCACCACAACCCGATACCGCGCCGACGATCAGCGCCGGCGCGCCGACGCGCAAGATGGACTTCAGCCTGTTCTATTTCGCCGCCGACGCCGGCGGGTCGGCGCGCGATCGCTATCGGTTGTTGCTGGAAGGCGCGCGCTTCGCCGACGCCCACGACTTCGCCGCCGTGTGGACGCCCGAGCGGCACTTTCACGCCTTCGGCGGCCTTTATCCCAACCCGGCGATCACCAGCGCCGCCCTGGCCACCATCACCACACGCATCCAGCTGCGCGCCGGCAGCGTGGTGTTGCCGCTGCACGATCCGATTCGCGTCGCCGAGGAGTGGTCGGTGGTCGACAATCTTTCGGGTGGTCGGGTCGGGCTGTCGTTCGCCTCGGGCTGGCACGCCAACGACTTCGCGCTGGCGCCCGATCGCTACGCCGATCGCAAGGCGATCATGCTGCGCAGTCTGGAAACCATCCGCGCCTTATGGCGGGGCGAATCGATCCCCGCCCGCAGCGGCAACGGCAGCGCCATCACCGTAAAGATCCTTCCGCCGCCGCTGCAGACCGATCCACCCATCTGGCTGACGGCGGCGGGCAGCCCTGACACTTTTCGCGCCGCCGGCGAGATGGGGGCCAACGTGCTGACCAACATGCTGGGTCAGTCGCTGGAGGATCTGCGGCAAAAACTGGCGGTGTACCGAACCGCGCGCGCCCAGCGGCCGGGACAAGGGACCGTCAGCCTGATGCTGCACACCTTCGTCGGCGCCGACCTGGCCGAGGTGCGGGCGCGTGTGCGCGGGCCGTTCCTGGCGTATCTGGCCACCTCGACCGATCTCATCAAGCAGACCCGCTGGCAGTTCCCCGCCTTCGCCCAGCCCGGTGGGGCCAACCACGGCGCCGCCGAGGGCGCGCCCCTGCGCGAGCTGACCGCCGAAGAAGACGAAGCACTGATGGCGCACGCCTTCGAGCGCTATTTCGAAACGAGTGGCCTGTTCGGCACGCCCGAGCGCTGCCTGCGGATGGTGGACAAGCTGCGCGCCGTCGGCGTCGACGAGATCGCCTGCTTGATCGACTTTGGCGTGGACGCCGACGTGGTGCTGGACAGCCTGCGCTTTCTCGACCAGGTGCGGGCGCGGGCCAATCAACCGCCGGCGGCGACCATCACCAGCGCCAGCAGTGTCGGCGACGATGACGACGATCCGTCGGTGGCGGCGCTGATTCGCCGGTACGGGGTCACGCACCTGCAGTGCACGCCGTCGCTGGCCCAGGTGCTGCTGGACGATCCGGCCACCGCCGATGCGCTGGGGCATCTGGACAAGCTGCTGCTGGGCGGCGAGGCGCTGTCATCGGCGCTGGCGCAGCGTCTCGGTACCTTGGTGCGCGGACAGATCTTGAACATGTACGGCCCCACCGAGACCACCGTCTGGTCGACAACCGCGCTGGTCCCGCGCGACGGCGCCCGCATCACCGTCGGGCGGCCCATCGCCAACACCCGCATCTTCATCGTCGACGGGCAGATGCAGCCGTGCCCGGTGGGCGTGGCCGGCGAGCTGCTCATCGGCGGTCACGGCGTGGTGCGCGGCTATCTCGGCCGCGCCGATCTCACCCGCGAGCGCTTCGTCGCTGATCCCTTTCCCGGCGCCGATCCCGGCGCGCGCCTGTACCGCACCGGCGATCTGGCCCGCTATCGCCCCGACGGCACCATCGACTTTCTCGGCCGCATCGATCACCAGGTGAAGATCCGCGGCTACCGCATCGAGCTCGGCGAGATCGAGGCGGCCATCGGCGCCCACCCGGCGGTGCGCGAGGTGGTGGTGCTCGCGCGCGAAGATCTTCCGGGCGACAAACGCCTGTGCGCCTACGTGGTGCCGCGCGACGAGGCGCCCGCCGCCGCGCCCGCCGCCCGCGCCGCCGACGACGGCGCCGACGTGCGGCGCTGGCGCGCCATCTGGGACGAGACCTACGGCCAGATCGCCGAGGGAGCAACCGACCACACCGGCGCCGCGGCGTCCGACGACGATTTCACCGGGTGGACCAGCAGCGTCACCGGCGCGCCCATCCCCGCCGAGGAGATGCGCGAATGGGTCGGGCACACCGTGGCCTGCATCGCCGCCTTGAAACCGCGGCGCATTCTGGAGCTCGGGTGCGGGGCCGGCCTGTTGCTGCTGCGCCTCGGGCCCGGCTGCGAGGAATACGTGGGCGTCGATTTTTCTGCGACGGTGCTGGGGCGGTTGCAGCGCAAGGTGCAGCAGCGGGCGCTGGCGCAGGTGACCTTGAAGCAAGGCGAGGCCGCCGAGCTGTCGTCGCTGCCCGCCGGACACTTCGACACCGTGGTCATCAATTCGGTGGTGCAGTATTTCCCGGACGCAGGGTATTTGCTGCGCGTGCTGGAGCACGCCATCCGCGTGCTCGGCCCGGGCGGATCGATCTTCGTCGGCGACGTGCGCCACCTGGGCCTGCTGCCGGCCCAGCACGCCTGGATCGAGCTCGGCCGCGCCGCCGACGACGCCACCGCCGACGAGCTGCGCCGCCGCATCGATCGCCGACGCCTGCAGGACGCCGAGCTGGCCATCGACCCGCGCTTCTTCTCGCCGGAGATCCTGGGTGCGCGGCTGCCGGCGATCAAATGGGCAGCGCTGTCGCTCAAGCGCGGCCGCGCCGGCAACGAGATGAACCGTTTTCGCTATGACGTCGTCCTGGGCACGCGCGCGCCGGCGCCGGTGCCGGCAGCGGCGCCAGCGGTGCAAGCGCTGGGCGACGACGCCACGCTGGCAGCGGTGCGCGCCGCCCTGGCGAGCGCCCCGCCGGCCGGGCTCACCTTCGTCGATCTGCCCAACGTTCGCGTCACCGACAGCGTGCAGGCCGAGCGGCGCCTGGCCGGCAGCACCAGCGACACCGCCGTCCTCACCGCCGCCGATCTGCGCGCGCCGGCATTCGCGGAGCCGCGCGGCCTCGATCCCGAAGCGTTGTGGTCGCTGGCGTCGGCCTTCGACGTCGCCCTCACCTTCGCCGCCTCGGGAAAGCTGGACGCCTTCGATGCTACTTTCCGGCCGCGCGGCGCCACCACTGTCGCGACGCCGGCTTTCTCGATGGCCGCGGCGGGCGCGCGTCCCACCGCGATGCCGACCGTCGACGAGCTGGTGCGCCGTCCAGGTGCCGCCGCGCGCGCCGCCAACGCCGCTGCCGGCGACGACCTGATGGCCACCTTGCGCGCGCAGCTGGCCGATCGCCTGCCCGACTACATGGTGCCGGCGGCGTTCGTCGTGCTGCCGCGGTTACCGCTGACCCCGAACGGTAAGATCGATCGCCAGGCCTTGCCGGCGCCCGAGCGCCCGCAGCGCCCGGTCAGCGCCACACCCGCCACGCCGCCGGCCAACGAGCTGGAACGCCTGATCGCCCGCTGCTGGCAGCAGCTCCTCGGCCTGGAAGAGGTCGGCACGCGCGACAATTTTTTCGACCTGGGCGCGAACTCGCTCTTGGTGGTGCGGGCCAGCGGCCTGCTGGGGGCGGCGCTGGGACGAACGGTGTCGTTGCTGGATCTGTTTCGCTTTCCCACCATCAGCGCGCTGGCCGCCCACCTGGGCGCCACACCGGGCGCGCCGTCGCCGACAGACACCACGCCTGGCCCGCCGCCGGTCGCCAGTCAAGCTGGCGTCGATCGCGCCCAGGTGCGCCGCGCGGCCCTGCAGCGTCGCAAGCGCTGA